Part of the Caldalkalibacillus thermarum genome, ATTTTATCTCCATCCTGACAGAATACGAGCACCAACCGGTGCCAAAAGACGTGAAAAACGTGGTGGGGTTGGACTTTTCCATGAATACGCTGTATGTCGATAGCGAGGGTAAGAGAGCCAATTATCCTCGATTTTACCGGCAAGCCTTAGAAAAACTGGCCCGAGCCCAACGGGTGCTGTCACGACGCAGGAAAGGTTCCAACCGTTGGCACAAACAGCGGCTGAAAGTCGCCCAGTTGCACGAAAAGATTGCCAACCAACGTCAGGACTTTTTGCATCAAGTTTCACGGCAATTGGCCAACCGGTATGATGGGGTGGTGATCGAAGACCTCAACATGAAGGGGATGGCTCAAGCCCTCCATTTCGGTCAAAGCGTCCACGACAACGGCTGGGGCCTGTTCACCTCTTTCCTTCAATACAAGTTAGCAGAACAGGGGAAGAAACTGATCAAAATCGACAAATGGTTCCTCTCATCCAAAACGTGTTCACATTGTGGACGGGTGAAGGCATCTCTGTCTCTCACAGAACGCCAGTTTCGTTGTGAATGCGGTTTTGTGGCAGACAGAGACACCAACGCCGCCATCAATATCAAAAAGGAAGGTCTGAAACAGTTAGGGACTGCCTAACTGGATCTCGAACCGTGGGGCACACGGGGATCGCTCGGTCAACTTCCCATCATGAGATGGGATTACCCGAGAAGCCCCCACCTCTAAGCGTTAGCGTAGGTGGTGGGAGTATGTCACTACTCTTGTAGCTGTGACTTTAACATTGCTGACCAATTCCTATGGTCTTCGGGGAAGTAACATAAGCAAAAGTATGGGAGAGGATATGAATGAACAAAGCTTGGTGGAAAGAAGCAGTTGTGTACCAAATTTATCCCCGTAGCTTTAAGGACAGCAACGGAGACGGCATAGGTGATTTACAAGGCATTATCTCAAAATTGGATTATTTAAACAAGCTGGGCATTGATGTCATTTGGCTTTGTCCTGTTTATCAGTCTCCGAATGATGACAATGGGTATGATATTAGTGACTACTATCAAATCATGGATGAATTTGGGACTATGGATGACTTTGATCAACTGCTGGCGGAAGCCCATAAGCGGGGCCTTAAGGTGATGATGGACCTTGTGGTCAACCACACCTCAGATGAGCATGCTTGGTTTATTGCCTCACGCTCTTCAACTGACAATGACAAGCGGGATTATTATATATGGAAAAAACCAAAGCCGGACGGAAGCCCGCCAAAC contains:
- a CDS encoding RNA-guided endonuclease InsQ/TnpB family protein; translated protein: MANKAYKFLLYPTQEQEQLLAKTFGCVRFVYNKMLEERIQIYEKFKDDKEALKQHKFPTPAKYKKEFVWLKEVDSLALANAQLNLKQAFTNFFSGRAGFPKFKSRKAKQSYTTNVVNGNIKLADGYIQLPKLKWVKLKQHRQIPVHHIIKACTITKTKTGKYFISILTEYEHQPVPKDVKNVVGLDFSMNTLYVDSEGKRANYPRFYRQALEKLARAQRVLSRRRKGSNRWHKQRLKVAQLHEKIANQRQDFLHQVSRQLANRYDGVVIEDLNMKGMAQALHFGQSVHDNGWGLFTSFLQYKLAEQGKKLIKIDKWFLSSKTCSHCGRVKASLSLTERQFRCECGFVADRDTNAAINIKKEGLKQLGTA